Proteins encoded by one window of bacterium:
- a CDS encoding Glu/Leu/Phe/Val dehydrogenase, with protein sequence MHNNVRGPGKGGIRFHPGVTLDEVRALATWMTWKCAIVQVPFGGAKGGVVCDPKKLTTNDLQTITRRFIEGLGDNIGPHTDIPAPDVNTDARTMAWIYDAYEGLHPGRNNLPVVTGKPLSMGGSCGRGEATASGALICAARAVEQGIVPDLGSLDGATVVIQGFGNAGR encoded by the coding sequence GGCAAGGGTGGCATCCGGTTTCACCCCGGCGTCACACTCGACGAAGTCCGGGCGCTTGCCACTTGGATGACCTGGAAGTGCGCCATCGTCCAGGTGCCTTTTGGCGGCGCCAAAGGAGGCGTGGTGTGCGATCCGAAAAAACTCACCACGAACGACCTGCAGACGATTACTCGCCGGTTCATCGAAGGTCTGGGTGACAACATCGGGCCCCATACCGACATCCCGGCACCCGACGTCAACACCGACGCGCGAACCATGGCCTGGATCTACGACGCCTACGAAGGGCTGCACCCGGGAAGAAACAACCTGCCGGTCGTGACCGGCAAGCCCCTTTCGATGGGCGGATCGTGCGGTCGCGGTGAAGCGACGGCCAGTGGCGCTCTCATCTGCGCCGCGCGCGCCGTTGAGCAGGGAATCGTGCCGGATCTTGGCTCGCTGGACGGAGCCACCGTGGTCATTCAGGGGTTCGGCAACGCGGGTCGGTAG